From the genome of Pseudosulfitobacter sp. DSM 107133, one region includes:
- a CDS encoding efflux RND transporter periplasmic adaptor subunit, translating into MPFPHIRLRPVVLAIALMASALPAAAQQQGRPPAAVTVMTMQPQDVPLTTTLPGRVLASAQAEVRPQVAGIITERKFKEGGPVEEGDVLYTIDAATYQAAVAQANAAVAQANAQLKAAQKEETRLQELQSRNVASEQALDSAVANRDIAAAAVQAAQAQLQTAQIQLDRTQIRARLSGEIGRSLASPGALVTASQAEPMAVIRNIDPVYVDVTQSAAEIIAWRRDNIGARLEDLPTDVTLTLADGSVFDQTGTLTAAEPDVNEQTGVVVLRMQFANPDKLLLPGMYVQVEIATTTAKDVYLVPQQAISRDRRDQPTVLVVGADNVVEMRQLSVISDRGSDWVVNDGLNPGDRVIVVGLQKAAPGATVTPQEQAPADADSAPAATE; encoded by the coding sequence ATGCCATTTCCTCATATCCGCTTGCGTCCCGTCGTGCTGGCCATTGCCTTGATGGCGTCCGCTCTGCCAGCTGCTGCCCAGCAACAGGGCCGCCCGCCAGCCGCCGTGACGGTGATGACCATGCAGCCCCAGGACGTGCCGTTGACGACGACCCTGCCGGGCCGGGTTCTGGCCTCGGCGCAGGCCGAGGTGCGCCCGCAGGTGGCAGGCATCATCACCGAGCGGAAGTTCAAAGAGGGCGGGCCTGTCGAAGAGGGTGATGTTTTGTACACAATCGACGCCGCCACCTATCAGGCCGCCGTGGCACAGGCCAATGCGGCGGTGGCGCAGGCGAATGCCCAGCTGAAAGCGGCCCAGAAAGAAGAGACCCGCCTGCAAGAACTGCAATCGCGCAATGTGGCCAGCGAACAGGCATTGGACAGTGCCGTGGCCAACCGTGACATTGCCGCCGCCGCTGTGCAGGCTGCACAGGCGCAACTGCAGACCGCCCAGATCCAGCTGGACCGCACCCAGATCCGGGCGCGTCTGTCCGGTGAAATCGGGCGTTCGCTGGCCAGTCCGGGTGCGCTGGTGACGGCCAGTCAGGCCGAACCGATGGCCGTGATCCGCAACATTGATCCCGTCTATGTGGATGTGACCCAGTCAGCCGCCGAAATCATCGCATGGCGGCGCGACAACATCGGTGCGCGTCTGGAAGACCTGCCAACCGATGTGACCCTGACGCTGGCCGATGGCAGCGTATTCGACCAGACCGGCACATTGACCGCCGCCGAACCGGACGTGAACGAACAAACCGGCGTTGTGGTGCTGCGGATGCAATTCGCCAATCCCGACAAGCTGCTGCTGCCTGGCATGTATGTGCAGGTCGAAATCGCCACGACCACCGCCAAGGACGTCTATCTGGTGCCCCAACAGGCCATCAGCCGCGACCGGCGTGATCAGCCGACGGTTCTGGTTGTCGGCGCCGACAATGTTGTCGAAATGCGCCAGCTCTCGGTCATCAGCGACCGGGGCAGCGACTGGGTGGTAAACGACGGGCTGAATCCGGGCGACCGTGTCATTGTGGTTGGCCTGCAAAAAGCCGCCCCCGGTGCCACCGTGACCCCGCAAGAACAAGCGCCCGCTGACGCAGACTCTGCTCCGGCAGCAACCGAATAA
- a CDS encoding efflux RND transporter permease subunit: protein MARFFIDRPIFAWVISIFIMGIGILAIQSLPVAQYPQIAPPTVTVRAVYPGASAETVANTVTQVIEQQMTGLDGLRYVSSSSTSSGSASVTLTFETGTDPDIAQVQVQNKLSQATALLPEAVQRQGVTVQKSSAGFLMVVSLIADNGTYDATDLGDYLSTNLVNELSRVEGVGSAQVFGAQYAMRIWLDPAKLAAFELTPSDVVAAVSAENAQISAGAFGSRPSVDGQMLNATITAQSLLRTPEDFRQIVLRAETDGGLVLVNDVARVEIGAESYATISRYNRNPSAGLAISLAPGANALDTAALVETRLEELAEFFPDGVDYVIPYDTTPFVRISIEEVVKTLVEAIVLVFLVMLLFLQNLRATLVPTLAVPVVLLGTFGVLAAFGFSINTLTMLAMVLAIGLLVDDAIVVVENVERIMEQEGLSPVEATRKSMDQITGALIGIAVVLSAVFVPMAFFPGSTGVIYKQFAVTIISAMSLSVLVALTLTPALCATLLKPKTHAKRRGFFGLFNKGFDKLMTGYGKTVGKLVRWRFLTGLAYIGIFVAMGLLFVRTPQGFLPDEDQGILFTLIQAPTGATSERTLDVLKQVEDYYLEQESDIVDSVFGVVGFSFAGQGQNVGIMFVRLKDWADREAANQSAQALAGRAFGAFSQIQDAMVFPVVPPSVIELGNVSGFDFYVQARGGQTHEQLLDARNQLLGMGAQSPLIASLRPSGLEDAAQFKLDIDWRRAGAMGVTAADVGNLLTIAWAGRYVNDFIDEGRIKRVYVQGEADARALPSDLAKWRVRNASGGLVPFSNFADAEWAFAPQGVTRYNGVPAMQLQGAPAPGVSTGDGLAEIYRLAEQLPPGFQIALTGLSLEEQESGSQAPLLYGLSLAAIFLALAALYESWSIPFAVMLAMPIGVLGALTGAWLGGFENGVFFQVGLLTVIGLTGKNAILIVEFARDRRAEGETVIEAAVDAAKQRFRPIIMTSMAFSLGVLPLLLSTGAGSGGRTAIGSGVVAGTISATVFGVLFVPFFFVVISRLTRKGRAETG from the coding sequence ATGGCTCGCTTTTTCATCGACCGTCCGATTTTTGCATGGGTCATTTCGATCTTTATCATGGGGATCGGCATTCTTGCGATTCAATCGCTGCCCGTCGCCCAATACCCGCAGATTGCCCCGCCCACGGTCACGGTGCGCGCAGTCTACCCGGGGGCCTCGGCCGAAACGGTTGCCAATACCGTCACGCAGGTGATCGAGCAGCAGATGACCGGCCTGGACGGTTTGCGCTATGTGTCGTCGTCGTCGACCTCGTCGGGCAGCGCCAGCGTGACACTGACTTTTGAAACCGGCACCGACCCCGACATCGCGCAGGTGCAGGTGCAGAACAAGCTGTCACAGGCCACTGCCCTGCTGCCCGAAGCGGTGCAGCGGCAGGGTGTGACGGTGCAAAAATCCTCGGCCGGCTTCCTGATGGTCGTGTCGCTGATTGCCGACAACGGCACCTATGACGCAACCGATCTGGGCGACTATCTGTCCACCAATCTGGTCAACGAACTCAGCCGAGTCGAAGGCGTGGGCAGTGCGCAGGTCTTTGGCGCGCAATATGCCATGCGCATCTGGCTGGACCCGGCCAAGCTGGCTGCCTTTGAACTGACGCCGTCGGATGTCGTGGCCGCAGTCTCTGCCGAGAACGCACAGATTTCCGCAGGGGCTTTCGGGTCGCGCCCCTCGGTCGACGGGCAGATGCTGAACGCCACGATCACCGCGCAATCCCTGTTGCGCACGCCCGAAGATTTCCGCCAGATCGTGCTGCGCGCCGAAACCGACGGCGGGCTGGTGCTGGTCAATGATGTTGCACGGGTCGAGATCGGCGCCGAAAGCTATGCCACCATCTCGCGTTACAACCGCAACCCCTCTGCCGGCCTGGCGATCAGCCTTGCCCCCGGTGCCAACGCACTGGACACCGCCGCCCTTGTTGAAACGCGGCTTGAGGAACTGGCGGAATTCTTTCCCGATGGGGTCGATTATGTGATCCCCTATGACACCACGCCCTTTGTGCGGATTTCAATCGAGGAGGTCGTCAAGACGTTGGTCGAGGCGATCGTGCTGGTGTTTCTGGTGATGCTCTTGTTCCTGCAAAACCTGCGTGCCACGCTGGTGCCCACACTGGCGGTGCCCGTGGTGCTGCTGGGCACATTCGGGGTGCTGGCGGCATTCGGCTTTTCGATCAACACGTTGACCATGCTGGCCATGGTGCTGGCCATCGGCCTGCTGGTGGATGATGCGATTGTTGTGGTCGAAAACGTCGAACGCATCATGGAGCAGGAAGGGCTGAGCCCGGTCGAGGCGACGCGCAAGTCGATGGACCAGATCACCGGCGCGCTGATCGGCATTGCCGTTGTGCTGTCGGCTGTTTTCGTGCCGATGGCCTTTTTTCCCGGATCAACCGGCGTAATCTACAAACAGTTTGCGGTGACGATCATTTCGGCCATGTCGCTGTCGGTTCTGGTGGCGCTGACCCTGACACCTGCCTTGTGCGCAACGCTGCTGAAACCGAAAACCCACGCCAAGCGGCGCGGATTTTTCGGCCTGTTCAACAAGGGCTTTGACAAGCTGATGACAGGCTATGGCAAGACTGTGGGCAAGCTGGTGCGCTGGCGGTTCCTGACCGGTCTGGCCTATATCGGTATCTTTGTTGCCATGGGCCTGCTGTTCGTGCGCACCCCCCAGGGCTTTCTGCCAGACGAAGATCAGGGCATTCTGTTCACCCTTATCCAGGCGCCAACAGGGGCCACCAGCGAACGCACGCTGGATGTACTCAAGCAGGTCGAGGATTACTACCTGGAACAGGAATCCGACATCGTGGATTCGGTGTTCGGCGTTGTCGGCTTCAGCTTTGCCGGTCAGGGCCAGAACGTCGGCATCATGTTTGTGCGCCTGAAAGACTGGGCCGACCGCGAAGCTGCAAACCAAAGCGCGCAGGCGCTGGCGGGCCGTGCCTTTGGCGCGTTCAGCCAGATACAGGATGCGATGGTGTTCCCCGTGGTGCCGCCTTCGGTGATCGAATTGGGCAACGTGTCCGGCTTTGATTTCTATGTACAGGCACGCGGCGGGCAGACCCATGAACAGTTGCTGGATGCACGCAACCAGTTGCTGGGCATGGGCGCACAAAGCCCGTTGATCGCCTCTCTGCGCCCCAGCGGGCTGGAGGACGCCGCCCAGTTCAAACTGGACATCGACTGGCGTCGCGCCGGCGCCATGGGAGTGACCGCGGCAGATGTGGGCAACCTGCTGACGATTGCCTGGGCCGGCCGCTATGTGAACGATTTCATCGACGAAGGGCGGATCAAGCGCGTCTATGTTCAGGGCGAGGCCGATGCCCGTGCCCTGCCCTCGGATCTGGCCAAATGGCGCGTGCGCAATGCCAGCGGCGGTCTGGTGCCATTTTCGAACTTTGCCGATGCCGAATGGGCTTTTGCGCCGCAGGGTGTGACCCGCTACAACGGCGTGCCTGCGATGCAGCTTCAGGGCGCACCGGCACCCGGCGTCAGCACCGGCGACGGTCTGGCCGAGATCTATCGGCTGGCCGAGCAGTTGCCCCCCGGCTTTCAGATCGCGCTGACCGGCCTGTCGCTGGAAGAGCAGGAATCGGGCAGTCAGGCACCGCTGTTGTACGGGCTGTCGCTGGCGGCAATTTTCCTTGCGCTGGCCGCGCTTTACGAAAGCTGGTCGATCCCCTTTGCGGTGATGCTGGCCATGCCCATCGGCGTGCTGGGCGCGCTGACAGGGGCCTGGCTGGGGGGGTTTGAAAACGGCGTGTTCTTTCAGGTCGGTCTGCTGACGGTGATCGGTCTGACAGGGAAAAACGCGATCCTGATTGTCGAATTCGCGCGCGACCGCCGCGCCGAGGGCGAGACGGTGATCGAAGCCGCCGTAGACGCTGCAAAACAGCGTTTCCGTCCGATCATCATGACGTCGATGGCCTTCTCTTTGGGCGTTCTGCCGCTGCTTCTCAGCACCGGCGCAGGCTCGGGCGGGCGCACGGCCATCGGCAGCGGCGTGGTGGCGGGTACGATTTCGGCCACCGTGTTCGGCGTGCTGTTCGTGCCGTTCTTTTTCGTCGTCATCTCGCGGCTGACCCGCAAGGGGCGCGCTGAAACCGGCTGA